The following nucleotide sequence is from Glycine max cultivar Williams 82 chromosome 9, Glycine_max_v4.0, whole genome shotgun sequence.
tattttaaaatttgttcaaataatctataaataaaagagaataaattgaTACTTTTAAGAACACATTAATTTCTATTGtttgaatttcttaattttactaCCTTGATTTAGTGGGGAAAATTAAAGTCAAGACcaataatatcaaattattattcaataaagcataaatttgtttcaagattaatataatattccttttcaatttattctattttaaaagtttCCATTATTATTTAGattctaataaaatagtaaaaagtcaaaagttattgaaatctattaaaattaataagctatgaataaaagaaaacaaataaattaatacgTATATTTAGattctaataaaatagtaaaaagtcAAAAGTGATTgaaatctattaaaattaataagctatgaataaaagaaaacaaataaattaatacgTATATTTAGATTCTAATAAAATAGTCAAAGGTCAAAAGTGATTTTATCTTTTAGAATCTATTCAAATTAATAagctatgaataaaattaattaattaatatgtatgtaaaataatcaaaaccaatttttttataagaaccaaaaaaaatcttcaattcATATTATATCTATCTGTCAAACATTTTTAGCTAATTTCTTACCTTTTTAACTAATTGAAAAACCTCTTTTACCATATTAATAGTAGTCGATaaacaatttgtttttattaactTGTAGCATTTGATACTTCAAGTaggattttaacttttaattaattttttatattttatttcatttttaccctaaagttattttgaaatagatgacatgtttattgtattttattttcgctattatattttttattttatttttgtatactaattttattttaactattatactatttatttaattattttagcatTGCACTAgaagatatttattattaaataatatgaaaatattaacacataattatatttaaaagtaagcaatgatattatcatattaattaacGAGGTATAAGTGTATAACACATATTAggtgtatattatttttattttattttaaacttgattacattactaaaaaaatttactttcatcTGACAAGCCAAAGTAATCCTATCACTAGAAGTCAATAATTCAAAAGTAAATGTACAATTAATGAAATTTGACACCTTAGGCGACTAGCTAGCCTGGTAGTGACGGTTATTAACCTTGTAGGCTAGTACCATAGGTTTTATATATAGACATATTTTTACATATAGTAGTTGCATTAGAGTGTGCAGAGGTAATAACCATTAACTTAATTATACCTATCATCTCTCATGTAAGTAAAAGCAACACATATGAGTAAAACAAATAATGTTTACCTAtgctaattaaactaaaaagtattttattctcctattattaataatatataatatatcctatgaaatatattatttgcatATAATTACATCGAAATATTAGCaaaaatatgtgaaaatattattacatttctctaaaatagattttaaattaatgaaatataattaataattttattaaactaaaaGTGTTAATTAACACCATTTCCTACCAAACCGATGAACCtaaaaatgtttcttttatatattcatttttctgTCAGATTATTGTTCCAtgtgaataattaattagttgacAAAGCAGTAAGGTCGAGAGGTGAAAGCCTTGTTGTAATCAAATACTTGCACAATACTACGATATAATACTGATATGAAATACTCGAATTATGCTATATAATCATCAACAGAACTAAAATATGAATGTCTGAAAGGAACAAACTTTCCTTAATTATATAACTTCATGAAATAAAGATTGGATATatacaaaacaaatcaaaaataaagaaaataacaaaatttaatatccCTTTGCTGTCATCAAATACAATTGCATAGTAGTACAATATAATACTCATCTAAAAATAGTCGAATTATGCTATATAATCATcagtaaaactaaaaatatgaatGTCTGATAATTTAACAACACAAttctttaatttcataattaattgaaGTCAAGCTTTCTCAATTAATGCATTCCTAATGACTTTCTTATTTTCCATATTACAGTGTGGCTAATGTACGTATTTGATACATAATCCCTTCATTATTAAACAAAgtttcatccaaaaaaaaaaaaaaattgccaatCAATAGTTTGAGTAGTTCACCAATAGCAAAAATATCTAGGACACCATACTCACTTCTAAATAAGAACTCACCAAAAAGCAAAGCACCGCCAATAAATGTTGTCACACCGAGAATAGGCAAGAGAATCGAGAGTGTACTCAGGAAAGTGCACTGAAATTTCTAGGTGAATTAGAAGTGACAGTTATGTAGAGATCACAAAATGAATCAACATATGCATGGCCTACTACACCTGTTCAACTGATTAACCCATTAATTACAGCTTCAACCATTGCATATCTCTACACTTTAAAtcaggataatttttttaacgtaaaaaatatatttttattttttactctcgGTGTGTAGATTCCATTTAAGTGCATTATTAATAGCTGCCAGAGCCATATCTATGCGAGTATTCAACAAATTAAACCACACCCTTCAACCAAAATAAGGGAAAATAATATGTATTCAGTATTGCcatcaaacacaaacacacatacAGAATATCTATTCAGTATCCTATATATCCTATCTATTTAGATGGCCAAAGTGTAAAACTCGAGATTTAATAAATCTTACGTAAAATTGATCTAatagtaagaaaatattaatagcTTGGTCGGTAGCTTCTGGATAACATTCTACTTTGACTTTGGAGAAgaaatttatacttttatagAAGGTATAAGATGTAAATATACTTTGActtgggagaaaaaaaaataattgctgcatgtaagtaaaattataaaatttaacatacGTGAAGACTGAAGATATGGAGAAAAAATAGGTCAAGAACCGGGAAACACGAAAAACGGTTAAGCTATCAATGGACAATAGACTGCCCTGTAAGAGGGATGGAAACACATAATTGTTTTCGACATACTTAATGCAAGGAATTagtcaatttcaattttcatatataaatatttttttccactcAATTTGTTAACTATTGCTACACTCAGGCCTTCTTTCTTGTACTTGAGTGGCTTACACAGAAGAACTATTAACAACCCTCCAAACCCATTAACTAAATCAAGGAAAAGTgtaaggataaaaaaagaaagaaaggagaacCAAATTCGACCTTGGTATTAACTAACTGTGCCATCTGCTGTATGCatgcaaattaattaatatatggtTTTTGAATAGTATGCATGAGAGATTAGACACTTAAATCAGATAGCGAGATCTGTTTTTCTGGGTGATATGCATATAACGTTTGTTTAGTCGTCAAGTAGGCTCTTATCTTAACCAAGACAGTGATTTTGTCACTGAATTAATTGATAGATaggcaaataatataaaaagtgagGCAAAAATGGCAGGTGGAGGATTTTCTGATGCTGGAACACTCAAGAGGGCTCATCTTTACCAGTACAAGATTACTGGATATTTCATCTTTTCTTGCATTGTTGGAGCTCTTGGTGGCGCTCTATTTGGCTATGATCTTGGTGTTTCAGGTGAGTTAATTCTAGCTACCATCTTCAAAATAATAAACCATGGGAAATTTagcacttttttgttttaaaagttttttttcttaaacaattCTACATTATTGATCAGCAATTAATTTCTCACGTAATTAAAATCTATcgaattttgtaaattattttcaaaaaaccgtttaaaaaccaaaatattGAATCAGCTGAGAGATATTAACttctcattcttttcttttgtttttacagttctttgttttctaaaatagtAATCAAACAAAGACCTTAATGTTCCCTGcatgttttattaaattttgaaagataaaataacGTTGGAATCTTTTATCACTTGTTGCTTGGTAATACAGGTGGAGTTACCTCCATGGATGATTTCCTCATACAATTCTTCCCAAAGGTGTATGAAAAGAAGCATGCACATCTTGCGGAGACAGATTATTGTAAATATGATGATCAGATATTGACACTCTTTACTTCATCTCTATACTTTGCTGCCCTTGTGTCCACGTTTGGTGCTTCCAGTGTAACAAAAACCAAAGGCAGAAAAGCTAGCATCTTAGCTGGTTCCGTAAGCTTCTTTATAGGAGCTATTCTGAATGCAGCTGCCAAGAGCATTACAATGTTGATCCTTGGGCGTATCCTTCTTGGTGTTGGCATTGGATTTGGTAACCAAGTAAGTTTAACCTTAACCAAATAACCATTTcctcaaattgaaaaaattaacgGAAATTAATTGTCATTCATATAAGCCTTTACACTCCCGATTTGGCTCTTCTAAATTGAGTAAGGATAAAGTAGTAATCTCAATCATCACCGATAAGAAAATCAACCTTTAATATTCTAACAAATGCATGATGTGTTATATATGCATGTGTACCACATAATATTGTTTGTGATATTCTAACGCTTGCATGTATACCAGTGTACCTAATTCTAGCACATGCATGATCATGTGTTATGCATGTCTACATAATATCTACTGTTGATTTTCCCAACTAAGGATGGATAAAATAGATGAATTAAATTGAACCGCTATAAAATTGAACTGATATGTAAAAGTGGTTTGgacaaattgaattaaattgtaTAATAGTTCGAACAAACTGAGCTATGTATGAATTCGGGCGAATTAGGagctattcaaattttaaaaattgaataaaaatcagttcaatattttattcaaaatagtttaatttttttagtgtgctgagttgagttttgaatcagagggcgagccctgatgcagcggtaaagttgtgcctttgTGACTTGTTgatcatgggttcgaatccggaaacagcctctttgcatatgcaagggtaaggctgcgtacaatatccctcccccataccttcgcatagcgaagagcctctgggcaatggggtacgaagtaaaaaaaaataaaaataagtaaagtaAGTTGAGTTTTGAACCAGTTcagtttagtttttatttttaacaaccCTATTCCCATCAATGACTGATGTTGCTTACTTTAAAGCCAATATCTCCCTTTCAGAGAAGTTAAATCCTTATTACACCCCACTGGTGTTACCAATTTTAATTACttgcattatttattttttctaattattgtGCAGGCTGTTCCTCTCTATCTTTCAGAAATGGCACCTGCAAAAGTGAGAGGAGCAGTGAACCAACTCTTTCAGTTAACAACATGCTTGGGAATTCTGATTGCCAACCTTGTGAATTATGGCACCGAGAAGATTCATCCTTGGGGGTGGAGGTTATCCCTTGGTTTAGCTACAGTTCCAGCAGTTTTTATGTTCATTGGAGGCTGTTTGTGTCCTGAAACACCCAACAGCCTTGTGGAACAAGGCAGATTCGACGAAGGACGAGCGGTGTTGGAGAAGGTTAGGGGCACTCCAAATGTTGATGCTGAATTTGATGATCTTATTGAGGCAAGCAGAGAAGCAAAATCCATCAAGAATCCATTCCAGAACCTTCTTTTGAGGAAAAACAGACCACAGGTGATAATTGGTGCCTTTGCTATTCCAGCATTCCAACAGTTAACTGGCAACAACTCCATCCTCTTCTATGCTCCTGTTATCTTCCAAACTTTGGGATTTGGATCTGGGGCATCTCTGTATTCATCGGTTATTACAAGTGTAGCACTTGTTGTTGCCACACTCATCTCAATGGCTTTTGTAGACAAGTTTGGCAGGAGAGCTTTCTTTTTGGAAGCCGGTGCTGAAATGATAATCTGCTTGGTAACTATACGTTTTTCAcaacttttaagttttatatatCCTTAAAGCTCATGcataaaacataaatgaaatgaaaaacacTGTTAGAAATAATTACATCAAAACTATTCAtgcatatatgtatttttacttACCTGTTTAAGTTATTAGAATTGTTGGTTAATGACTCTGATGACTAAGTTAAACAAGTACTTGTTCAAAAAGAAATCTTGAGATGATCTTGTATTAACTTgttgcataaattaaaataaatttttcgcTATTTAATTCTCTTAAAAGTTCTCTCATGTAGTTTTTTCATAAACACCTATAAATTTATAAGGATTTTTTTCTTAAGTCAAGAAACTGTTATTTAATTATCTCAATTAATAAGCTCCCATGATGAGTTAGAATCTGATCTAGGTTTAAGTGATTTAGAATTTGATCCTTGCttctctaaaattaaatttcagtgCATGGTAGGGCAACTATTATGTGTTGTAACTAACTAAGTTAACAGTTTAAACTTTTGGAATAGTTTTCTCTACAACAAACTAAACATGATATCCTCTACTAATTGTGTTGTTAATTTGaggattatatattatttttatccgCATGCAGGTTGCTATGGCTATAGTTTTGTCTGTTGAATTTGGAAAAGGCAAAGAACTGTCATATGGTGTTAGTATATTTTTGGTTATAGTGATTTTCCTATTCGTCTTGGCATATGGAAGATCTTGGGGTCCCTTGGGATGGTTGGTTCCTAGTGAGCTCTTCCCACTAGAGATAAGGTCAGCAGCACAAAGTGTTGTGGTGTGTGTCAACATGATCTTCACTGCTCTTGTGGcacaattcttccttgtatcACTTTGCCACCTCAAATATGGAATCTTCTTGCTGTTTGCAGCCTTAATTGTCCTTATGAGCTGCTTTGTTTTCTTCCTCTTGCCAGAAACCAAGCAAGTCCCAATTGAGGAGATTTATCTTCTGTTTGAGAATCATTGGTTTTGGAAGAGAGTAGTAGGAGAAGGGAAAAACACATCTGGGTCATCATCAAATGTATGAAGCAAAATCTCAAATGTTGTTCATTGCTAGGACAGGAACATTAAATTAATGTAGGAAAATAATAGGTGGACAC
It contains:
- the LOC100783066 gene encoding sugar transport protein 14, with amino-acid sequence MAGGGFSDAGTLKRAHLYQYKITGYFIFSCIVGALGGALFGYDLGVSGGVTSMDDFLIQFFPKVYEKKHAHLAETDYCKYDDQILTLFTSSLYFAALVSTFGASSVTKTKGRKASILAGSVSFFIGAILNAAAKSITMLILGRILLGVGIGFGNQAVPLYLSEMAPAKVRGAVNQLFQLTTCLGILIANLVNYGTEKIHPWGWRLSLGLATVPAVFMFIGGCLCPETPNSLVEQGRFDEGRAVLEKVRGTPNVDAEFDDLIEASREAKSIKNPFQNLLLRKNRPQVIIGAFAIPAFQQLTGNNSILFYAPVIFQTLGFGSGASLYSSVITSVALVVATLISMAFVDKFGRRAFFLEAGAEMIICLVAMAIVLSVEFGKGKELSYGVSIFLVIVIFLFVLAYGRSWGPLGWLVPSELFPLEIRSAAQSVVVCVNMIFTALVAQFFLVSLCHLKYGIFLLFAALIVLMSCFVFFLLPETKQVPIEEIYLLFENHWFWKRVVGEGKNTSGSSSNANVEKSMSELKGDDHLIKNLRRVARNVNKIVAEGQISRAPSSYPSDLSNGLEAIPIPVTNEIDDSPITPNGFTYITSSQVANNVKVPSSDDYGCQCKGNSCRTNKNCCFRLNNMYPYVRRRKCSRLIQARDIVFECGPRCGCGPDCGSRVSQKGLQYQLEVYRTSDKGWAVRTRNFIPVGALVCELVGVLKRTEDLDNDSHNDYIVEIDGWETIKEIGGRKKRLPDEPLPAKIFLENKDDETTKNDPEFCIDCSSFGNVARFINHSCDPNLFVQCVLNSHYGIKQARIVLFAGRNIRPKQELTYDYGYRLDSVADVDGKIKQLPCYCGEATCRKRLY